From a region of the Streptomyces venezuelae genome:
- a CDS encoding uridine kinase, with protein MFLDTNRSPGGSPTRGNGSDWCPVSSPSSSPTRVVLLTGPSGSGKSSLAARSGLPVLRLDDFYKEGVDPTLPLVDGSSDIDWDSPLSWDADAAVAAIAELCAAGRTDVPVYDIATSSRTGTESLDIDRTPLFIAEGIFAADVAARCQELGLLADAICLRGRPSTTFRRRLARDLREGRKSVPFLLRRGLRLMRAERGIVARHVALGAHACAGDEALGRLAAAAAGRHRTATPA; from the coding sequence GTGTTCCTGGACACCAACCGGTCACCGGGAGGATCCCCTACCCGGGGGAATGGTTCAGACTGGTGTCCCGTGAGCTCCCCCTCTTCTTCGCCGACCCGAGTCGTCCTGCTGACCGGTCCGTCGGGCTCCGGAAAATCCTCGCTGGCCGCCCGCTCAGGGCTGCCCGTGCTGCGCCTCGACGACTTCTACAAGGAGGGCGTCGACCCCACCCTCCCGCTCGTCGACGGCAGTTCCGACATCGACTGGGACTCCCCGCTGTCCTGGGACGCGGACGCGGCGGTCGCCGCGATCGCCGAACTGTGCGCGGCGGGGCGGACCGACGTACCCGTCTACGACATCGCGACGAGCTCCCGGACGGGCACCGAGAGCCTCGACATCGACCGCACCCCGCTGTTCATCGCGGAAGGTATCTTCGCCGCCGACGTGGCCGCCCGCTGCCAGGAGCTCGGTCTCCTCGCGGACGCCATCTGCCTGCGCGGACGCCCCTCGACGACCTTCCGCCGCCGGCTGGCCCGCGACCTGCGGGAAGGCCGCAAGTCGGTGCCGTTCCTGCTGCGCAGGGGCCTGCGGCTGATGCGCGCCGAACGCGGCATCGTGGCCCGCCACGTGGCCCTGGGCGCGCACGCCTGCGCCGGTGACGAGGCGCTCGGCCGCCTGGCCGCGGCCGCGGCGGGCCGTCACCGCACCGCGACCCCGGCGTAG
- a CDS encoding HAMP domain-containing protein translates to MSLLGGVRPPIAALSAVLLALAALTAFQLGHVGRETVPPAVLTSQQYFAEDGAIALRASLDESITDIGRTASLFSSGEPVSPDSVLDKLGSVYQKWRGTAVIEIKSGRLEAQRGENLPLTALDLTALDGENGLAPRMVRLENGETRLLTLALLSWPDRPQQLLVASSSLKVPGISLGRSRAIAVLDSSGQVLGSDGIGGSGQEKKQLAKFAKTVAQKAGRHPLQAKEPGSGGFAGVSGSLLGDSRDGHRSVAGYAKLTGSQPGVGTDATALGLTVVSFVGVAEERSAAVDSFFWIAASAALLVLGALAVALLVTTVQRPLLRLFLESRRIGRGDLHRPVTVPKYGEAARIGAALDRLRRQLLGEPGTQTGTPRGGRRSRIGTRALLGVCAVLLLVWSAPLLLTLNRAGASVDVPRTIVDDQRERTDTLADRVRRALNEGHADLTSVASVISDKSTPAELTKLLERTRSQHGRYESLYVLNADGTVLARAGGKPHHPAGQGPSKQPVTLSDSGNRPVITEFAEAPGLAGAAVVGELRIDFLNALLKRPGLGEVRIVDGRHRVIGGNEGYLAFTPLSDAKLDALVRAARAKGDADAKGDADAKADKGPRARSTLLRDGGVSIAAAAPMTGGGVAQPLDWTVVTRQPAKGLEIPAYTAQNRTVLAGLLGLTGAVACLGWIHIIVVRPLRDLADRAEALADGDRRTVLYPTHHDEVGAVTRSLEVIRLQLQEQRKRDAAGGTTGRTPGRAAPAGRN, encoded by the coding sequence ATGTCGCTGCTGGGCGGCGTCCGTCCGCCGATCGCGGCCCTGTCCGCCGTGCTGCTGGCGCTCGCCGCCCTCACCGCGTTCCAGCTCGGACACGTGGGCCGGGAGACCGTGCCGCCCGCCGTCCTCACCTCGCAGCAGTACTTCGCGGAAGACGGCGCCATCGCCCTGCGCGCCTCCCTGGACGAGAGCATCACGGACATCGGCAGGACCGCCTCCCTCTTCAGCTCCGGCGAACCGGTCTCGCCCGACTCCGTGCTCGACAAGCTCGGCAGCGTCTACCAGAAGTGGCGCGGCACGGCCGTGATCGAGATCAAGTCGGGCCGTCTGGAGGCGCAGCGCGGCGAGAACCTCCCGCTGACCGCCCTCGACCTGACCGCGCTCGACGGGGAGAACGGCCTCGCCCCCCGCATGGTCCGGCTGGAGAACGGCGAGACCCGCCTGCTCACCCTCGCCCTGCTGTCCTGGCCCGACCGCCCCCAGCAGCTCCTCGTCGCCTCCAGCAGCCTCAAGGTCCCGGGCATCAGCCTGGGCAGGTCCCGCGCCATCGCCGTCCTCGACTCCTCCGGGCAGGTCCTCGGCAGCGACGGCATCGGCGGTTCAGGGCAGGAGAAGAAGCAGCTCGCGAAGTTCGCGAAGACCGTCGCCCAGAAGGCCGGACGCCACCCCCTCCAGGCCAAGGAACCCGGCTCCGGCGGCTTCGCGGGCGTCAGCGGCAGCCTGCTCGGGGACTCCAGGGACGGCCACCGCTCCGTGGCCGGCTACGCGAAGCTCACCGGTTCGCAGCCCGGCGTGGGCACCGACGCGACCGCCCTCGGCCTCACCGTCGTCTCGTTCGTCGGCGTCGCCGAGGAGCGCTCCGCCGCCGTCGACTCCTTCTTCTGGATCGCCGCGTCCGCCGCCCTGCTGGTGCTCGGCGCACTGGCCGTGGCCCTGCTCGTGACCACCGTGCAGCGCCCGCTGCTCCGGCTGTTCCTGGAGAGCCGCCGGATCGGCCGCGGCGACCTGCACCGGCCGGTCACGGTGCCGAAGTACGGCGAGGCCGCCCGCATCGGCGCCGCCCTCGACCGGCTGCGCCGGCAGCTCCTCGGCGAGCCCGGAACGCAGACCGGGACTCCCCGCGGGGGCCGCCGCTCCCGGATCGGGACCCGCGCCCTCCTCGGGGTGTGCGCGGTCCTGCTCCTGGTGTGGTCGGCACCGCTCCTGCTGACGCTCAACCGGGCCGGCGCCTCCGTCGACGTACCCCGGACGATCGTCGACGACCAGCGCGAACGCACCGACACCCTCGCCGACCGGGTACGCCGGGCCCTCAACGAGGGACACGCCGACCTCACCTCCGTGGCCTCCGTCATCAGCGACAAGAGCACCCCCGCCGAGCTGACCAAGCTGCTGGAGCGCACCCGCAGCCAGCACGGGCGCTACGAGTCCCTCTACGTCCTGAACGCCGACGGAACCGTCCTGGCGCGGGCCGGCGGCAAACCCCACCACCCCGCCGGCCAGGGCCCCTCGAAACAGCCCGTGACCCTGTCCGACAGCGGCAACCGGCCCGTCATCACCGAATTCGCCGAGGCACCCGGCCTGGCCGGCGCCGCCGTGGTCGGCGAGCTGCGCATCGACTTCCTCAACGCCCTGCTCAAGCGGCCCGGTCTGGGCGAGGTCCGCATCGTCGACGGCCGGCACCGGGTGATCGGCGGCAACGAGGGCTACCTGGCCTTCACACCGCTGTCGGACGCCAAGCTCGACGCCCTGGTCCGAGCCGCCCGCGCGAAGGGCGACGCCGACGCGAAGGGCGACGCCGACGCCAAGGCGGACAAGGGCCCGCGCGCCAGGAGCACCCTGCTCCGCGACGGCGGCGTCTCCATCGCCGCCGCGGCGCCCATGACCGGCGGAGGCGTCGCCCAGCCGCTGGACTGGACCGTCGTCACCCGGCAGCCGGCCAAGGGCCTGGAGATCCCCGCGTACACCGCGCAGAACCGCACCGTCCTGGCCGGACTGCTCGGTCTCACCGGAGCCGTGGCCTGCCTCGGCTGGATCCACATCATCGTGGTGCGGCCGCTGCGCGACCTCGCCGACCGGGCGGAGGCCCTGGCCGACGGCGACCGCCGCACCGTCCTCTACCCGACCCACCACGACGAGGTCGGCGCCGTCACCCGCAGCCTCGAAGTCATCCGCCTGCAGCTGCAGGAGCAGCGCAAGCGGGACGCCGCCGGCGGCACCACCGGCCGGACGCCCGGCCGTGCCGCCCCGGCCGGAAGGAACTGA
- a CDS encoding aldehyde dehydrogenase family protein — protein sequence MASVFEYAPAPESRSVVDIAPSYGLFIDGEFTDAADGKVFKTVSPSSEEVLAEVAQAGAADVDRAVKAARKAFASWSALPGSERAKYLFRIARIIQERSRELAVLETLDNGKPIKETRDADLPLVAAHFFYYAGWADKLDHAGYGPNPRPLGVAGQVIPWNFPLLMLAWKIAPALATGNTVVLKPAETTPLSALFFADICRQAGLPKGVVNILTGYGDAGAALVEHPDVNKVAFTGSTAVGKKIARHVAGTDKKVTLELGGKGANIVFDDAPIDQAVEGIVNGIFFNQGQVCCAGSRLLVQESIHDELLDSLKRRLSTLRLGDPLDKNTDIGAINSAEQLARITALAETGEAEGAERWSPACELPSSGYWFAPTLFTNVTQAHTVARDEIFGPVLSVLTFRTPDEAVAKANNSQYGLSAGIWTEKGSRILAVANQLRAGVVWANTFNKFDPTSPFGGYKESGFGREGGRHGLEGYLDV from the coding sequence ATGGCATCTGTATTCGAGTACGCACCGGCTCCCGAGTCCCGCTCGGTCGTCGACATCGCCCCCTCCTACGGGCTCTTCATCGACGGTGAGTTCACCGACGCCGCCGACGGCAAGGTCTTCAAGACCGTCTCGCCGAGCAGCGAGGAGGTCCTCGCCGAGGTCGCCCAGGCGGGCGCCGCCGACGTGGACCGCGCCGTGAAGGCCGCCCGCAAGGCCTTCGCCTCCTGGTCCGCGCTGCCCGGCTCCGAGCGCGCCAAGTACCTCTTCCGCATCGCCCGGATCATCCAGGAGCGCAGCCGCGAGCTCGCCGTCCTGGAGACCCTGGACAACGGCAAGCCGATCAAGGAGACCCGCGACGCGGACCTCCCGCTGGTCGCCGCGCACTTCTTCTACTACGCGGGCTGGGCCGACAAGCTCGACCACGCGGGCTACGGCCCGAACCCGCGCCCGCTCGGCGTGGCCGGCCAGGTCATCCCGTGGAACTTCCCGCTGCTGATGCTGGCCTGGAAGATCGCCCCGGCGCTCGCCACCGGCAACACCGTCGTGCTGAAGCCCGCCGAGACGACCCCGCTCTCCGCGCTGTTCTTCGCGGACATCTGCCGCCAGGCGGGCCTGCCCAAGGGCGTCGTCAACATCCTCACCGGCTACGGCGACGCGGGCGCGGCCCTCGTCGAGCACCCGGACGTCAACAAGGTCGCCTTCACCGGCTCGACCGCCGTGGGCAAGAAGATCGCCCGCCACGTCGCCGGCACCGACAAGAAGGTCACCCTGGAGCTGGGCGGCAAGGGCGCCAACATCGTCTTCGACGACGCCCCGATCGACCAGGCCGTCGAGGGCATCGTCAACGGCATCTTCTTCAACCAGGGCCAGGTCTGCTGCGCGGGCTCCCGCCTGCTGGTCCAGGAGTCGATCCACGACGAGCTGCTGGACTCCCTCAAGCGCCGCCTGTCCACGCTGCGCCTGGGCGACCCGCTCGACAAGAACACCGACATCGGCGCGATCAACTCCGCCGAGCAGCTCGCCCGGATCACCGCGCTCGCGGAGACCGGTGAGGCCGAGGGTGCCGAGCGCTGGTCCCCGGCGTGCGAGCTGCCGTCCTCCGGCTACTGGTTCGCCCCGACGCTCTTCACGAACGTCACCCAGGCGCACACCGTCGCCCGCGACGAGATCTTCGGCCCGGTGCTGTCCGTGCTGACCTTCCGTACGCCCGACGAGGCCGTCGCCAAGGCCAACAACAGCCAGTACGGCCTGTCCGCCGGCATCTGGACGGAGAAGGGCTCGCGCATCCTCGCGGTCGCGAACCAGCTCCGCGCGGGCGTCGTCTGGGCCAACACGTTCAACAAGTTCGACCCGACCTCGCCCTTCGGCGGCTACAAGGAGTCGGGCTTCGGCCGCGAGGGCGGCCGCCACGGCCTGGAGGGCTACCTCGATGTCTGA
- a CDS encoding aldehyde dehydrogenase family protein, producing the protein MSESSATRLNVFKTYKLYVGGKFPRSESGRVYEVSDSKGKWLANAPLSSRKDARDAVVAARKAFGGWSGATAYNRGQILYRIAEMLEGRRDQFVREVGEAEGLSKSKAGAVVDAAIDRWVWYAGWTDKIGQIVGGANPVAGPFFNLSTPEPTGVVTVVAPQESSFLGLVSVIAPVIATGNTAVVIASEKSPLPALSLGEVLATSDLPGGVVNILSGKAGEMGPHLASHQDVNAIDLAGADPALAKELEIAAADNLKRVLRPQPVDDWSADPGTSRMTAFLETKTVWHPTGSLGAGGSSY; encoded by the coding sequence ATGTCTGAGTCTTCTGCGACCCGCCTGAACGTCTTCAAGACCTACAAGCTGTACGTCGGGGGCAAGTTCCCCCGCTCCGAGAGCGGCCGGGTGTACGAGGTGTCCGACTCCAAGGGCAAGTGGCTGGCCAACGCTCCGCTGTCCTCCCGCAAGGACGCCCGTGACGCGGTCGTCGCGGCCCGCAAGGCCTTCGGCGGCTGGTCCGGCGCGACCGCCTACAACCGCGGACAGATCCTCTACCGCATCGCCGAGATGCTGGAGGGCCGCCGCGACCAGTTCGTCCGCGAGGTCGGCGAGGCCGAGGGCCTGTCCAAGTCGAAGGCCGGCGCGGTCGTCGACGCGGCCATCGACCGCTGGGTCTGGTACGCGGGCTGGACCGACAAGATCGGCCAGATCGTGGGCGGGGCCAACCCGGTCGCGGGCCCGTTCTTCAACCTCTCCACCCCGGAGCCGACCGGTGTCGTCACGGTCGTCGCCCCGCAGGAGTCGTCCTTCCTGGGCCTGGTCTCGGTGATCGCCCCGGTGATCGCGACGGGCAACACCGCCGTCGTCATCGCCAGCGAGAAGTCCCCGCTGCCGGCCCTCTCCCTGGGCGAGGTGCTCGCGACCTCCGACCTGCCCGGCGGCGTGGTCAACATCCTGTCCGGCAAGGCCGGCGAGATGGGCCCGCACCTGGCGTCCCACCAGGACGTCAACGCGATCGACCTGGCGGGCGCCGATCCGGCGCTGGCCAAGGAGCTGGAGATCGCCGCGGCCGACAACCTCAAGCGCGTCCTGCGTCCACAGCCTGTGGACGACTGGAGCGCCGACCCGGGCACGTCGCGCATGACGGCGTTCCTGGAGACCAAGACCGTCTGGCACCCCACCGGGTCGCTGGGCGCGGGCGGCTCGTCCTACTAG
- the deoC gene encoding deoxyribose-phosphate aldolase → MPTTLTAFADVTTSDSALRRFLHGLPGVDAVGLEARAASLGTRSIKTTAKAYAIDLAISMIDLTTLEGADTPGKVRALSAKAVNPDPTDRTTPMTAAVCVYPDMVATAKAALNGADVKIASVATAFPAGRAALPVKLADTRDAVAAGADEIDMVIDRGAFLAGRYLETYELIKAVKEACVREDGSAARLKVIFETGELSTYDNIRRASWIGMLAGADFIKTSTGKVGVNATPANTLLMLEAVRDFRAQTGIQIGVKPAGGIRTTKDAIKFLVLVNETAGEDWLSNTWFRFGASSLLNDLLMQRQKLSTGRYSGPDYVTVD, encoded by the coding sequence ATGCCCACCACCCTCACCGCATTCGCTGACGTGACGACGTCCGACAGCGCGCTGCGCCGCTTCCTGCACGGGCTGCCCGGCGTCGACGCTGTCGGCCTGGAGGCCCGCGCGGCCTCCCTCGGCACCCGTTCGATCAAAACGACGGCCAAGGCGTACGCCATCGACCTGGCCATCTCGATGATCGACCTGACGACGCTGGAAGGCGCGGACACCCCGGGCAAGGTCCGGGCGCTCTCCGCCAAGGCCGTCAACCCCGATCCGACCGACCGTACGACCCCGATGACGGCCGCCGTCTGTGTCTACCCCGACATGGTGGCCACGGCGAAGGCGGCGCTGAACGGCGCCGACGTCAAGATCGCCTCCGTCGCGACCGCCTTCCCGGCCGGCCGCGCCGCCCTGCCCGTCAAGCTCGCCGACACCCGTGACGCCGTCGCCGCCGGCGCCGACGAGATCGACATGGTCATCGACCGTGGCGCCTTCCTCGCCGGCCGCTACCTGGAGACGTACGAGCTGATCAAGGCCGTCAAGGAGGCCTGCGTCCGCGAGGACGGCAGCGCCGCACGCCTGAAGGTCATCTTCGAGACCGGCGAACTGTCGACCTACGACAACATCCGCCGCGCCTCCTGGATCGGCATGCTCGCGGGCGCCGACTTCATCAAGACGTCGACCGGCAAGGTCGGGGTCAACGCCACTCCGGCGAACACCCTGCTCATGCTCGAAGCCGTACGCGACTTCCGCGCGCAGACTGGAATCCAGATCGGCGTGAAGCCGGCCGGCGGCATCCGCACCACCAAGGACGCCATCAAGTTCCTGGTCCTGGTCAACGAGACCGCGGGCGAGGACTGGCTGAGCAACACCTGGTTCCGCTTCGGCGCCTCCAGCCTGCTCAACGACCTGCTGATGCAGCGCCAGAAGCTGAGCACCGGCCGTTACTCCGGTCCCGACTACGTGACGGTGGACTGA
- the pgsB gene encoding poly-gamma-glutamate synthase PgsB, protein MLFLYCVLVVCCLVMLVAGVVEQRRHYANLAQIPNRVLVNGIRGKSSITRLCAGALRGGGLLTVAKTTGTAARFIHPDATEEPVYRKFGIANVVEQIGIVRRAAAYQPHALVMECMAVMPALQEINQSKLIQSTIGVLCNVREDHVAEMGPTLDDIARSLSRSMPHGGICVTAEKERFHVLQEEADARDCTLVYADPDTVSDDELRGFSWFTFKENVAIALTVAELLGVDRETALQGMYDAPPDPGVLSVERYVAPGGKRVRFANVFAANDPESTLMNINQLLDLGAVDRPLNVVINCRPDRVERNGQMGAIVPDLMPDKVFVIGHPAKSAIDAIPAEWRGRAVDLGGDQRVGAEFMNELLGHLGESSSLVAIGNIHGQGEILLEHLAELPGFEDEPGPEEPHGHQEPAVPRQAAPAQPLYVPHLDPYADLTAAQEARYVQPPVPRQYAHPPQQHVQSDPRDAYPRQTEGQWQQAPHAQQQPYGHQPWPPHPYEQQPYGARPYEPDPYEPRAYEQHPYEPHPYEPDPNPQWQSPGDPR, encoded by the coding sequence GTGCTCTTCCTCTACTGCGTACTGGTCGTCTGCTGCCTGGTCATGCTCGTCGCGGGCGTCGTCGAGCAGCGCCGGCACTACGCCAACCTCGCGCAGATACCGAACCGGGTGCTGGTCAACGGCATCCGCGGCAAGAGCTCCATCACCCGGCTGTGCGCGGGAGCCCTGCGCGGCGGCGGGCTCCTGACGGTCGCCAAGACCACCGGCACCGCGGCCCGCTTCATCCACCCGGACGCCACCGAGGAGCCCGTCTACCGCAAGTTCGGCATCGCCAACGTTGTCGAACAGATCGGCATCGTCCGGCGCGCCGCCGCCTACCAGCCGCACGCCCTGGTCATGGAGTGCATGGCGGTCATGCCCGCCCTCCAGGAGATCAACCAGTCGAAGCTGATCCAGTCGACCATCGGCGTCCTGTGCAACGTCCGCGAGGACCACGTCGCCGAGATGGGCCCCACCCTCGACGACATCGCGCGCTCCCTCTCGCGCTCCATGCCGCACGGCGGAATCTGTGTCACCGCCGAGAAGGAGCGCTTCCACGTGCTCCAGGAGGAGGCCGACGCGCGCGACTGCACGCTCGTCTACGCCGACCCCGACACCGTCAGCGACGACGAGCTGCGCGGCTTCAGCTGGTTCACCTTCAAGGAGAACGTCGCCATCGCGCTCACCGTCGCCGAGCTCCTCGGGGTCGACCGCGAGACCGCCCTCCAGGGGATGTACGACGCCCCGCCGGACCCCGGCGTGCTCTCCGTCGAGCGGTACGTGGCCCCCGGCGGCAAGCGGGTGCGCTTCGCCAACGTCTTCGCCGCGAACGACCCCGAGTCGACGCTGATGAACATCAACCAGCTCCTCGACCTCGGCGCCGTCGACCGCCCCCTCAACGTCGTGATCAACTGCCGCCCGGACCGCGTCGAGCGCAACGGCCAGATGGGCGCGATCGTCCCGGACCTGATGCCCGACAAGGTCTTCGTGATCGGGCACCCGGCCAAGAGCGCCATCGACGCGATCCCCGCCGAGTGGCGCGGGCGCGCCGTCGACCTCGGCGGCGACCAGCGCGTCGGCGCGGAGTTCATGAACGAGCTCCTCGGCCACCTGGGCGAGAGCTCCTCGCTGGTCGCCATCGGCAACATCCACGGCCAGGGCGAGATCCTCCTGGAACACCTGGCGGAACTCCCCGGCTTCGAGGACGAGCCCGGCCCGGAGGAACCCCACGGGCACCAGGAGCCCGCCGTACCCCGGCAGGCCGCGCCCGCCCAGCCGCTGTACGTCCCGCACCTCGACCCGTACGCCGACCTCACCGCCGCCCAGGAAGCCAGGTACGTGCAGCCTCCCGTGCCGCGGCAGTACGCCCACCCGCCCCAGCAGCACGTCCAGTCCGACCCCCGGGACGCGTACCCGCGGCAGACGGAAGGGCAGTGGCAGCAGGCCCCCCACGCGCAGCAGCAGCCGTACGGACACCAGCCCTGGCCGCCCCACCCGTACGAGCAGCAGCCGTACGGGGCCCGCCCGTACGAGCCCGATCCGTACGAGCCACGCGCGTACGAGCAGCACCCGTACGAGCCGCACCCGTACGAGCCCGACCCGAACCCGCAGTGGCAGAGCCCAGGAGACCCCCGTTGA